From Lolium perenne isolate Kyuss_39 chromosome 5, Kyuss_2.0, whole genome shotgun sequence, a single genomic window includes:
- the LOC139831414 gene encoding uncharacterized protein, protein MAQGGGDASDGKAKATELEKKLAEADDLHTPPRAQLTDGGAGSSSGGELRVVERVVRQSSVVATPPLMLTRTNYSDWALIMRVQLQGQGRWEVIEHGVGDYHDDREALGAILRAVPPEMWRSLAVKDTSKEAWDALKTLRLGSERVREARAQTRRSEFENLRFKDNEKVEQFAMRLTGIMHELEVLGDGVGEHKAVLKFLRCVPKRFKQLAHSIQQLLDLKNMTVEELTGRFLAVEEELDLEEEEGGQHGGTHLLLTEEQWMERMKKKKKKNHGRDKKKLRCFNCQELGHFAWECPEKKKDSEEKALLGFVEDEPALL, encoded by the coding sequence ATGGCGCAAGGTGGCGGAGATGCTTCCGATGGGAAGGCCAAGGCAACGGAGTTGGAGAAGAAGCTGGCGGAGGCGGACGACCTGCACACTCCACCAAGGGCGCAGCTCACCGACGGCGGCGCCGGCAGCAGCAGCGGTGGCGAGCTCCGTGTCGTCGAGCGCGTCGTCCGGCAGAGCTCCGTGGTGGCGACGCCGCCTCTCATGCTCACCCGCACGAACTACTCCGACTGGGCGCTCATCATGCGAGTGCAGCTACAAGGACAAGGCCGGTGGGAGGTGATCGAGCACGGCGTCGGCGACTACCACGACGACCGTGAGGCTTTGGGCGCCATCCTCCGTGCCGTGCCGCCGGAGATGTGGCGCTCGCTGGCCGTGAAGGACACCTCCAAGGAGGCTTGGGACGCCCTCAAAACGTTGAGGTTGGGGTCCGAGCGCGTCCGTGAAGCAAGGGCGCAGACCCGCCGCTCCGAGTTCGAAAACCTCCGCTtcaaggacaacgagaaggtggagCAGTTCGCGATGCGCCTCACGGGCATCATGCACGAGTTGGAGGTCCTCGGAGATGGCGTTGGCGAGCACAAGGCCGTGTTGAAGTTCCTCCGCTGCGTGCCGAAGCGGTTCAAGCAGCTCGCCCACTCCATTCAGCAGCTGCTCGACCTCAAGAACATGACGGTTGAGGAGCTGACGGGTCGCTTCTTGGCTGTGGAGGAGGAGCTCGACTTGGAGGAAGAGGAAGGTGGGCAGCATGGTGGCACTCATCTGCTCCTCACCGAAGAGCAATGGATGGAGcgcatgaagaagaagaagaagaagaaccatgGCAGGGACAAGAAGAAGTTGCGGTGCTTCAACTGTCAAGAACTCGGCCACTTTGCATGGGAgtgtccggagaagaagaaggacaGTGAGGAGAAGGCACTGCTCGGCTTTGTCGAGGATGAGCCAGCCCTTCTCTGA